A part of Aquaspirillum sp. LM1 genomic DNA contains:
- a CDS encoding cytochrome ubiquinol oxidase subunit I, giving the protein MSIDHVVDVSRLQFAVTALYHFLFVPLTLGMTWLLVIMEATYVMTGKQVYQDMTRFWGKLFGINFALGVTTGITMEFQFGTNWAYYSHYVGDIFGAPLAIEGLMAFFLESTFIGLFFFGWDRLSRRQHLLVTLLMAVGTNLSALWILIANGWMQNPVGAEFSYHTMRMEMTDFWAVVFNPDAQAKFVHTVSAGYVTGAMFVLSISSWYLLRGRDVEFAGKSFRIAAAFGFASVCSVIVLGDESGYTVGEAQQTKLAAMEAMWHTEPAPAPFNVLAWPNETTMQNDWQVQIPWLMGLIGTRTLSQPIPGIHDIIAVNRARIVSGAQAVTALARLRQQRNDAMALARFDAHKADLGFGLLLKKYTDDVSTATPAMIDAAARDTIPKVAPMFWSFRLMVALGMAMLVLFGLALWASVKGDFARRPRLLKAALYCLPMPWLACELGWFVAEYGRQPWTIYGVLPTHLSVSTLSVESLYGSLAGFIGFYTVLLCVEMYLMVRFARQGPGSLGTGHYAGDSTQPHLAH; this is encoded by the coding sequence ATGAGCATTGACCATGTGGTAGACGTGTCACGCTTGCAGTTTGCCGTGACCGCACTTTACCACTTTCTGTTTGTTCCGCTGACGCTGGGCATGACCTGGCTGCTGGTGATCATGGAGGCCACCTATGTGATGACCGGCAAGCAGGTGTACCAAGACATGACCCGCTTCTGGGGCAAGCTGTTCGGCATCAATTTTGCGCTGGGGGTGACCACCGGCATCACCATGGAATTCCAGTTTGGTACCAACTGGGCGTATTACTCGCACTATGTGGGCGATATCTTTGGCGCGCCGCTGGCCATCGAAGGGCTGATGGCGTTTTTTCTGGAATCCACCTTCATTGGCCTGTTCTTTTTTGGCTGGGACCGCTTGTCGCGCCGCCAGCATTTGCTGGTGACGCTGCTGATGGCGGTGGGCACCAATCTGTCGGCCTTGTGGATTCTGATTGCCAATGGCTGGATGCAGAATCCGGTAGGAGCCGAGTTCAGCTATCACACCATGCGCATGGAAATGACCGACTTCTGGGCGGTGGTGTTCAACCCCGACGCCCAGGCCAAGTTCGTGCATACCGTGTCGGCGGGCTATGTCACCGGGGCGATGTTCGTGCTGTCGATTTCCAGCTGGTATCTGCTGCGCGGGCGCGATGTCGAATTTGCCGGCAAGAGCTTTCGCATTGCCGCTGCATTTGGCTTTGCCAGCGTGTGTTCGGTGATCGTGCTGGGGGACGAATCCGGCTACACCGTGGGCGAGGCGCAGCAAACCAAGCTGGCCGCCATGGAAGCAATGTGGCACACCGAGCCGGCACCCGCGCCGTTCAATGTGCTGGCCTGGCCAAATGAAACCACCATGCAGAACGACTGGCAGGTGCAGATTCCCTGGCTGATGGGCCTGATCGGCACCCGCACGCTCAGCCAGCCAATCCCCGGCATTCACGACATCATCGCCGTCAATCGCGCACGGATTGTTTCTGGCGCGCAGGCAGTGACCGCGTTGGCCCGGCTGCGTCAGCAACGCAATGATGCCATGGCACTGGCGCGCTTTGACGCCCACAAGGCGGATCTGGGCTTTGGCCTGCTGCTGAAAAAATACACCGACGATGTCAGCACCGCCACGCCGGCGATGATCGACGCCGCCGCGCGCGACACCATTCCGAAAGTGGCACCGATGTTCTGGAGCTTCCGACTGATGGTGGCGCTGGGCATGGCCATGCTGGTGCTGTTTGGCCTGGCACTGTGGGCGTCGGTGAAAGGCGATTTTGCCCGCCGTCCGCGCCTGCTCAAGGCGGCGCTGTACTGCCTGCCCATGCCCTGGCTGGCGTGCGAGCTGGGCTGGTTTGTCGCGGAATATGGCCGCCAGCCGTGGACCATCTACGGCGTGCTGCCCACGCATTTGTCGGTGTCCACCTTGTCGGTGGAATCCCTGTACGGCTCGCTGGCCGGTTTCATCGGCTTTTATACCGTGCTGCTGTGCGTGGAAATGTACCTGATGGTGCGCTTTGCCCGTCAGGGCCCGGGCAGCCTGGGCACCGGCCACTACGCCGGCGACAGCACCCAGCCCCATCTTGCCCACTGA